The sequence below is a genomic window from Lolium perenne isolate Kyuss_39 chromosome 4, Kyuss_2.0, whole genome shotgun sequence.
ATGGTGGCCGAGCCAGGATTCAGGTACCTTATCCGCCTACATTTCAGCGACATTGTCAGCAAGGCACTCAATAGCCTTTTCTTCAATGTCTACGTTAATGGCATGATGGGTGTCGCCAACCTTGATCTATCAAGCCTGACAATGGGCCTTGCAGTGGCCTACTATAAAGACTTGATTGTTGAATCTTCCAGCATCATCAATTCCACCCTAGTAGTCCAGGTTGGCCTAGGCAAAACCGACTCCGGTGACCCCAATGCCATCCTTAATGGCCTTGAGATCATGAAGATAAGTAATGAAGCAAGCAGCTTAGATGGCCTCTTTTCACCACAAACAAGCTCGCAAGTTGGTAAGAGGACACTGACTGGTATAGCAATTGCTTTGGCAGTGACAGCTGCATTGGCAGTAGTGATATGCTTCAGGCGAAGCCGTAAACCAGCATGGCAGAAGACTAACAGCTTCCACTCTTGGTTTCTTCCACTCAACTCATCCCACTCAAGCTTCATGAGCAGCTGCAGCAAGCTCTCCAGAAGTCGCTTTGGCTCCACAAGGACCAAGAGTGGATTTTCAAGCGTGTTTGCATCCAGCGCTTATGGATTGGGACGCTATTTCACCTTTGTCGAAATTCAGAAAGCCACTAAAAACTTTGAAGAAAAGGGTGTTCTAGGTGTTGGTGGCTTTGGAAAAGTTTATCTTGGTAGTACTGAGGATGGAACAAAGCTGGCTATCAAGCGAGGCAATCCATCATCTGATCAAGGTATGAACGAGTTCCTGACTGAAATTCAAATGTTATCAAAACTTCGCCACCGCCACCTGGTTTCACTCATTGGTTGTTGTGATGAGAACAAAGAGATGATCTTGGTTTATGAGTTCATGTCAAATGGTCCACTAAGGGATCATCTGTATGGTGACCCAAACATCAAGCCTCTGTCTTGGAAGCAGCGCCTCGAAGTTTGCATTGGGGCAGCAAAGGGTCTGCATTATCTTCATACAGGCTCAGCTCAGGGCATAATTCACCGTGATGTCAAGACTACCAAcatcctccttgatgaaaattttgtGGCCAAGGTCGCTGATTTTGGCCTATCAAAAGATGCTCCATCGCTCGAACAGACTCATGTCAGCACtgtagtcaaaggaagctttgggtATCTTGATCCAGAGTACTTCAGACGTCAACAGCTGACAGATAAGTCTGATGTGTACTCTTTCGGGGTGGTACTCTTTGAAGTGCTGTGTGCAAGACCAGCCATCAATCCAGCCCTTCCAAGAGACCAGGTGAGCCTGGCAGAGTGGGCCCGTACATGGCACCGCAAGGGGGACCTTAGCAAAATAATCGATCCTCATATTGCAGCACAAATCAGGCCTGATTCACTCGAGATGTTTGCTGAGGCTGCTGATAAATGCCTTGCTGACTATGGAGTCGACCGTCCATCAATGGGAGACGTGTTGTGGAAACTTGAATTCGCCTTGCAACTTCAGCAGAAGGGTGATGTTGTTGATGGCACCAGCGATGGGGTTCCAATGAAGAGCTTGGAGGTGTCCAACATGGATAGCATGGAGAAATCTGGTAATGCTATCCCATCTTATGTCCAAGGAAGATGAAGATATCATGGTGCCGTCACTGTCTGTAAAGGTATTAAGGTAGTACTGCAATATCTTGTCTGATCCAGTGCAGACGTCTCTACTACTTCAATAGAAGGGACTTTACCTTGATATGGTACAGGAAAAGTTGTGATAGGCTCCTAACagcagatcataagtttttgataTTTTTTACTTGAACATCCAGTCATTGTGTGTTATGATAAAGCATATATATTTTATGCAATTAGGGAAAATTTTCAGGCTGTTTGTAAACCAAATTGTGCCATCAGATTCTGTTGATCATGATTATATTATTCAATGCTTGGAAGGTAATTCCATCATCTGCTGAATGTAATATTGTCAATCATTACAGTGTCAAAAATGCTACAGAATAGAATAGTGGCTAGGTGAGAATAGATGTTGCTTTATTGAACTACCTATATGGTCGTACAAGCATGCAGTATACAACTAAGCAGAAATTGAACTAAGTGACGGCAATTGCAGCTTACACCTACAAATCAAAAGAAGTTCTATTGTGCCACTGCCCTATACAGAATACCGACCCTAATGCAATCAACTGTGGCATGCAATCACAGTGTTTAGGTTCCATTGGGAACCATGTTGGCATGTTGCATTATGCTGTGGAGCGAACCAGCAATGTTGTTGTAGCTTGTAGACAGTCATGTAAAAAAAAGCAGATAGACAGTGGTTGGCATATTTAGAAATAGCAGTTGTTATATGAGCAGTTATTCAGTTAATGATTGGGCATTGCCAAGAAAATTTATTTAATGCATGATAGTGCCAAACGGCCCTTACTTTCACATTCATGCAATAGTAAGAAACATATGACAACAGTTGAACGCTACCAAACAGCTAGTGCATAGCAAGTAAAATACCTCAGGCAATATAAGAACAGCACCTATATTTCGACCTATATTCAACCCTCTCATTTAACCATTAACATAAATCGTTTTGTTCCGTCTCACAAGTGCTGGATAGCTACTTcaagtaagcttggggaagttcagTACTTACAAGCTTATAAGCCATATGTCAAATGAGCACGTACAATTCCTTCAGGTAGTTCTCAATACTTCTCACGAGCATTCAACATCCTGTTATGCAAAAAGCTGAAGGATATGCATTTGAATATTGGCACAATACCACTTATCAGAGAGAAAGATTCAGAGGGGAAAGACCATACCTTGGGATTGCCTTTACTAGTCTACCTAATCAGAAAGATGTCGATATTAAAGGAAAGATAAATCAGCTATCATGTGAAAGCACTGTGAGTCAATCAATCATGAAGAGCCCTGTGATTTGTCACTGGTAAACTTCAAACCAGCCAGTTATAATGCACTATTACTGAAATAAAGTTATACATATGTAAATAAATGTGGATAGGAGATGCTACATAGCTTGTGTTAACTATGCAGGATGACACATGTGTAAAACTATAGACCATCAGTCTGCAGAGAAGTAAAACGGTCTGTAGAATAGAGGTAGCTTGGCTTGCATAGAGCTGGTTTGGATAATAAGACTAGTTCAGTGATCATATCTTGCAATACTTCTTCAACAAAAGATGTTTTTGTTAAAACAAACACATAAACTTCTTTAATTTTTGTATGCATCTAGAGGTGATATATGGATCCGCTTTTTTACATAAAAGAGTATAGTGAAATACATAATGCTTAACCAGCTGACAGGGGCAATAAACAATATACCTCAACAGCTCAACGTAGATTTTAAATAAGCTAGCATTTGATATGAAAAAAGCAGTGGCTGTTCAAATGGTTCCACTGGAACATGGATTGCTTGTGAACAAAATTAATGCTGACTGAGATACAGATAAATGTAACCGCAGTACAAAAAGATGGGAATGATCTGTCAATCTCAGAATTATGGTATCATACAACGACAGTTATGGTCATTACATGCAGAGTTTGAAGAAAGAAAATTGAGCATTTTACACAAGTTTATCCTGTTACAACCGCATCAACAATAATCAAATCAAACAGTCAAGATACTCTTCTCTCCACTCCCATATGTAGCGCATATTAGTTTTCATTAAGACAAGACATTGACCAAGGGAGATTTGATTTAACATAAGCTCACAGACAAACAATTACATCAAATTTAGGATTAGGTATCCCACTTAATCTTTGAAGGAGCAGAATAGACCAAGTATTTAAAACAACAAGGGGCATCACTTGTCTCAATACTCTACAAACAAGGCAACTAGACAGATCTCAGCTGATCATATTAGCATCTAGAGCAATCAAAagtagcttctgctgcctagactaAGGATCTAAAGGCTATCTTCTGTACATGTACTTCGAGAGAGGGAAACTGACGCTCCTGGCAACCTGCCAAATAATAAAGTAAGCATTCATAAAACTGAACATGAGATTAAGGTATTTAACGACATAAAGGTAATTTATGGTCGATTTAACAAAAAAAATGTTACGAGATGTTCACCTTTAGAGCTAAATCTTCATCAATGTTAGATCGATATCTACCTGAGCCTTCTAATGGGCAGCTTCGGCTTTTAGAGAGGAAATTAGAATTGCAAAGAGTTGACAATTGCAGTAGAACATCTGACATCAAAGCATTCATTCCACTTCCGCCCATAATAGTGTCTTCGCATTCAACTTCATCAAGCATATCCTCTGACACTGATGTGATGCACTGAAATATAGCCAAGAGCCTCTCGAGAGGAAATGTACCTGGACCCTTCATAAGCAACTCTTCAGCCATGGTATCCTTTCTATCTATTGAGGCCTGAGAGCTCCTGCAATAAATAAAAAAACAGCAGTGTAAACATCTAATCTAATAAGCCTTCAAAATTTCAACAAATCTAGAGATTATATCGTATGGCATACTTCCTCTTGCGGTTCCGGCTATCGGTTCCTCCAGTGGCATCGAACAATGCTGCATCCAGAGTAGCAGGGTTCCTTGAAGCTAAAAAGGCAGACAGCAGTAGATATTTCGCAGATACGGACATGTGGAACTCCAATTCACTTGAGAGACCGTCTCTACCACCAAACTGCCTTTTAACACTACCTTTTCCACCAGAAATACCATCTTTGCAATCATCCACTGAAGCTCTCATGGGGACACTGAATGTCTCATTCAGCGCCACGGCCAAATGTGGTTGCAGATGTTCAAACAACCGCCGCCTGATACCCTCATCAGGAACCCCGTTCAAGCTCCCCAATGGCTCACAGTACCTCCTGAAAAGTGGCTCCAGCGCGGCCGCCAGTTCATCAACCCTCCTTGTGACCCGGAAAAAGGGCTTCAGCGCAACACTGCCCAAGCATAAAAGTAGAACGAAATAAATAACTCCATCAACCATGCTGCAGACTATTTATGCAAAATCCAATACACCATAATCTATTCGAGCCAGAACTGAATGAACTCAAAGGAAGAACCGCACCCCTTACCTCAGGAATGATGAGTAGAGCTTCGGATTGGGCTGGCCTCGCATCAGAATGCCATGAACCTCATCCACGGTGTAATCCGGAAAGTAAACATGATTGGGCTCGACAGAGCCAGTCATGGTGTAGTACGCATCAGGCGCTGCGCTGCTGACATACACGAGCACGACCTGCGGCAACCGGAGGAGGTCATGTAGGCGGAGGAGAAGTGAAACAAGCTGACCGCCCTTGTCCCAGCCCCTGACAACCTCCAGGTTGTCGAACACCAGATACACGTTCTCGCCCTGGGAAACAACGCCAGCAAGCGCGTCGCGCAGGGCGGGGACGAAGTCGGAGGGCTTGTCGGGGACGCGCTGGCGAGAGGGGGTCGAGGATGACGGCGCCGCCCTGAGCTGGGAGAGGATGGAGGCGAAGAGCGCGCGCGGGGAGGGCAGGGAGCGGAGCGCCGCGTAGACGAGGCGCGGGCTGGGGCGGAGGTGCCGCAGCGCGAGGAGCAGCGCGCGCGTCTTGCCCGTGGCGGCGCCGCCGTGGAGCAGGACCGGGAGCGCGGGCGCGGGCGCGAGGAGCCGCAGGAGGTCCGCGGCCTGCGCGCGGCGGCCCGGCACCGCCTCGAGGAGGGTGTTGAGGGGGTTGTTCTCGTTTGGTGCGTCGGTGGCGGCGAGGAGTGGGCGTTTGTGTGAGGATTTGGGCCGGGATTTGGGAGGGGAGGACGGCGAGTCGGGAACGGGGCCGGCGGCGGCGTGGAGTTGGCGCTTGTGCGAGGATTTGGGCCGGGATTTGGTAGGGGAGGACGGGGAATCGGGaacgggggcggcggcggcgaggagttGGCGTCTGGGTGAGGGCTTGGGCCGGGATTTGGGAGGGGAGGACGGCGAATCGGGagccacggcggcggcggcggcgaggagttGGCGTCTGGGAGAGGGCTTTGTCCTGGATTTGGGAGGGGAGGACGGCGAATCGGGGGCGGAGGCGGAAGCCCGGGTGGTGCGGCGCGGGGTGACGGGCTGGGACATGGCGGCGGACGAGCTAGATGGCGGCCGGCGGCGCGGGGTGGTCGTCGGAACCCTAAGTAGCCGATAGACGGGAGTGGAGTACAAGGGGAATGGCGACGGGAAGCGGGAATTGGGAAGTTTTTGGGCGAGCGCGGTGGGCTGCGGAATGCCGAATGTGGCGCCGATTGGGCCGTGTTGTCTAATTCAAGGACGATCTACTGGAGTAATGTGTACAGGCCTTAAAACCCTCGAGCCGAATTTGCAACTCAACATGGGCTGACAGGTGTAAGATATATTGACAGGCCAGGCCTCAGTAAACTGGGCTAGCGGAATTAATTGACCTGATGACCACTGGGAAGGCCCACTTTAGGGATGGGTTAAGATTGTTTTTTTCTCCTTCCAATAACATCATTTTGTGATTATTGCTGCGAAACAACTCCGTTTATAGTTTCACCTTTGTATGTTGGTGTTTTACGGTTGTCACTGAAGTATGATTGATTTGATATGCGCTCTTTCAAAGATGGGCAATGTGATCATCTATGAATGTACCGTGTAAACTGTAATataccaggtttagagacgatcgaggggtagattttagaaagggatgtgcattgcattgtaaattacggggaaatttcgcgcttttaaaataaaactgcatcgaagggggacaggtttctctctcgacaccttacagggttagggtttcgagagtgcgatgaacttgttcctacttatctaaattagggttttgagaagagagaagtgatattgcattgaaatcttgagttgcatgattgaattacaagttaagttgtatgattgaattcaaaccaaatttgaatttgaatttcaaattcaaacatcaaatgatcatcacataattcaaatttgagctaatttcacaaacaattatcattaagcaagaatatgagtaatacaacaattacattaagctcaataaggaaaacttgagctttattgatcatcacacacataatacattgtctttacaatattcagatttgaattatggaattacaacacattacaagaattgaataaatagaaaaagaaaaaggaaaattacaagttatctaaatgacctaaactacattgtgatcttcatgaattctttgatcctgatgatcttgagttcatcctgATCAGCATTAGATACCTGCACACATACATAATAATCAGagtattaagccaagtggcaaagccacttggcaggttagcaaatatatTGTGAAGAGTGGATATGAACAAggttctgccgagctgatccaacccatcagcacaagtcccaagctggacttgcacacacacacaaccaggcagcacacaaggcagtgtgcatgtgtaacacacacacagtgagtcaccatggtaagatgtggtgctgtcgaccaaagaagccatgattggccatataaaagcttttcacagccaaaccctagtcatttgattcatccatcggcagaactgaactggtaagccaccaagaacaccaagaacagctagaacagatagaacagcttcactgttcaatctgctccattacaccactgaattaaatcaagcttcatcaagtcaccaggaggagcagggcaagcaaatcaaccataagatcaacacagaggcaaacctctacaccaaaatcaaattctaggagctggagtgaggtataccaagcatcatggacaaaccagatggttttgttcatatataagcatatgcatcaatcacacataatcaaaagggtgtgatacccaagttgtgtcatcatctggctactaagccatatggtgcaagcaagagcagTAAGGCCACTGGTAAATCATCAAAAGGGAACAGCAGTTATGacaatcaatgcataactgaagaaatccagcaagagatgagagcacaagttagcctagttacacacacttagcacctacagctagtttgaccatcagacctagacaaaacattgtctatttgatttcaacatcaagagctactggcagtccaataaatggatcacccagaaagcatttggtgagcAACAACAAGCCAACAAAGAGGGGAGCTacctagggcagcatatgactactgccagggtcacctcaaaccctagaacagccaaaccaccaagccaagtacaaatatcatcaccctgattgggttcaaagaagagctagggttcccaaccactgttggcatccatctagcccaagccaatcaattgtgatgatcattactgtatcacagttcacatcaattatccactcaatcaataaaggcaacacatataattgatattaacaagtaaatcatgaaacaaacatttgctaatgatccagaggatcactgcaagcatcagctgatgcttgagcaagcaccagcactgatctgtgccacacacatacacagagataagtaacagcaaggcacaggcaacaggtaagcaatccaatgaccagttgttgatgatcacatgatcatcagagcttgctatagcatgctagagcatcactaagcaacagagcatggaccagatAAATAATTGGCCTCAGAtaatcaacagttgcttcacagataaccTAATGAATAAtcaaatgattgtatccagaagcacatccaaggctggatgaaccactggatcaagataaataagtaaagcacttGGTGCTCATCACTGAAACATGCAGTTTaaccaacagtaatgctcaattgagcatacacatgaaattgagcacaaGGGACAGCATACCATTGCCCTGGTACTAGCCAAATTGCAAGTAATACACACAGAACCCAAACTAGAGCAGCATACATGAACACACTTGATATCTAGCAAGCTTAGTAACAAGAACAGGGCCACAGAGAGAGAATTAAGCAAGAAAGGAGAGCATGGCAACCAATTAAATTAGGAATTCTTGCACAGATATATGGCAAGGCATCACATGCCTTGGATAGGCAAGCACAAAGAAGACAAGCATCGGAGCAAAGAAGATAGCAAAGATACGCACACACAGCAAGCTACGTGCAGCAGTAGCACAGCTAGAATCATGGCAAGCAGCGCACAGCAGTAAGAGCAGCTGCAGTGGCAGCAAGGCATGGCGGCAGCTCCATCAGGAGGAGGGCCATGGCCAGAGCTACTGGAAGAAGAAGGGGAGCAGGTAAGAATGAGAGAGAGGAGAAGACTGGAGGAGGCGTGTACCCGGAGCGAGCAGGCGACTGggcaaccatggcggccacggcggcacgcaccgaagcacggcggcgccaggccaagccaggccatggcggtacCGCGGCATCTCGCGCACACGATGGcaaagccacggcggcgccacggcttcaggaacgtcggcggcgacgGAATCGCCGTGGATCCCCACGGCCAGACGAGCAGCAGGGTTGGGGCCAACGCGAAGAGGCGACGAAGAGCAAATCGgcacggtggatctgaagcgccgtagaacggcggttcagatgcaccccatctcgccggcggcgatggccggaatcggccggaacaattcggcgaaggggcggcgacgcgcgcgtcgccagagctctagggttagggttcggacacgagcgcgagagagagagagagagtgagcgggttgggccggaccaggtgggtcggccacacctaacccgttgggccacctgataggtggggcccaagggtaaaatagtcttttcacaattcaataaaaacctgaaactttgaaattcaatagaaaattgataaaagctctaaaaaataattaaaaatatgtaaatggatcagcataaaattctctatttaaataaaataccaaacagaattttttgaagacaattaagaataagtcttattttgatgatttaaataataatttaaatcacacatattattttcaataaataaaataagtccattaatgtaattggactataaaaaacaccttgacaatacttcaaggttgtatttaccctaaatagagaacctccaaattattcttagtattaacctctcacatgaaataacaacaacatcggaaggggggaacaaaccctaaaaatggaatcatgcataattgcttctttaaccattgcccttatcggacaatgatgctatttttcagagacagaggacaagggtcagtccacacctttcaactgcaaaactttgcagtgttcaggcaagttcatcacttgctcatgtcatttgagtatttctatcaaattacttgcaaagtactatggttatcactattgcataaaaaccaaaaccactactttcataactatgaatatgactatgtggtgggcaatggaaccatggattgtgttgatatggtggaggttccattgcaagggtttatatccatctaggattaaacaacaaatgtcgccagtgattcttgtgccgtaatacccgtgttaaccataagatccggagtgggacggagtagtcaaaagtgtttccacctctcgttcatcaacggatgcgctttaccgtagtacacttgtaatccaagggggcaagctggtgaggctggggagtcctaagtccccacggcattgtccgtagtacacttgtcgcccgaaggagcaagatggtgaggctggggagtcctaagtccccacggtattgcggtctatgatgggttgcagctaccggcgaaggagtttggttcgatcccagactgtcgtcgtggtcggggtccaccctgaaatatatgggaataatgggaccggcgtggacccaggctcggggcatgcaacaaagggtgggtgttcgaggtagcggaggaacatgattggctagaccttataccgggcctcacaccgaaggaagtgtggacgggaaagctgcccggttggcaccaaggttaagatctcttatgggtaaagcaacacacctctgcagagtgtaaagaaccgtgactgtcactcccctcgttccgggataaggaactgcgaacgcggccggaaaggagctccatgaagttctagtaaaccggtgaaggctgacggacatagctctttggaataaaagcaatctcttgaagaaatgtttatcaaaacctgcattggtattagactttctggtctaatatcttagctagagcattaaacacctcttatctataatgaacttgttgagtacgctcgtactcataccactcttaaatcccatgcttagattgtctgaatcgtctggaggaggactacgacaacaatgaaggagccgagatcatcggctatgaagaaccagacctctctggaggtatcgaaggcgtagactacctcatcgtctacggaaccggggaggcttccggaagagatcaagcctagagacatccagtagtagtagtaaccgagcagcccgaactcttagtatttagctgctcgaggaaataaatgtataacttaatgagactcttatattgtaagctaagttgggttcgcctcgaacctaggagtatccctcttaggacccaagaggagctccgagacgatatgtgtatgatgtttgtaataa
It includes:
- the LOC127292739 gene encoding probable receptor-like protein kinase At5g61350 — encoded protein: MLTLAVLARSMGEWKGVPMLLILFILSITHVTTTNATASKLNRFVPQDNYLLSCGASAAVKLDDGRAFRSDPDSVSFLSTPADIKIAAKTSLAAASPLSPLYLAARVFSEISTYSFFISQPGRHWIRLYFSPIPDSQYNLTTATFSVSTDNMVLLHDFSFIANPPNPVVREYLVLAQGDNLKIIFTPKKNSMAFINAIEVVSAPPNLIPNTTTRLGPQDQFDISNNALQVVYRLNMGGALVTSFNDTLGRTWLPDAPFLKLEATAEAAWVPPGTIKYPDDNTITPLIAPASIYSTAQQMASTNTTNARFNITWQMVAEPGFRYLIRLHFSDIVSKALNSLFFNVYVNGMMGVANLDLSSLTMGLAVAYYKDLIVESSSIINSTLVVQVGLGKTDSGDPNAILNGLEIMKISNEASSLDGLFSPQTSSQVGKRTLTGIAIALAVTAALAVVICFRRSRKPAWQKTNSFHSWFLPLNSSHSSFMSSCSKLSRSRFGSTRTKSGFSSVFASSAYGLGRYFTFVEIQKATKNFEEKGVLGVGGFGKVYLGSTEDGTKLAIKRGNPSSDQGMNEFLTEIQMLSKLRHRHLVSLIGCCDENKEMILVYEFMSNGPLRDHLYGDPNIKPLSWKQRLEVCIGAAKGLHYLHTGSAQGIIHRDVKTTNILLDENFVAKVADFGLSKDAPSLEQTHVSTVVKGSFGYLDPEYFRRQQLTDKSDVYSFGVVLFEVLCARPAINPALPRDQVSLAEWARTWHRKGDLSKIIDPHIAAQIRPDSLEMFAEAADKCLADYGVDRPSMGDVLWKLEFALQLQQKGDVVDGTSDGVPMKSLEVSNMDSMEKSGNAIPSYVQGR
- the LOC127292740 gene encoding origin of replication complex subunit 5 is translated as MSQPVTPRRTTRASASAPDSPSSPPKSRTKPSPRRQLLAAAAAVAPDSPSSPPKSRPKPSPRRQLLAAAAPVPDSPSSPTKSRPKSSHKRQLHAAAGPVPDSPSSPPKSRPKSSHKRPLLAATDAPNENNPLNTLLEAVPGRRAQAADLLRLLAPAPALPVLLHGGAATGKTRALLLALRHLRPSPRLVYAALRSLPSPRALFASILSQLRAAPSSSTPSRQRVPDKPSDFVPALRDALAGVVSQGENVYLVFDNLEVVRGWDKGGQLVSLLLRLHDLLRLPQVVLVYVSSAAPDAYYTMTGSVEPNHVYFPDYTVDEVHGILMRGQPNPKLYSSFLSVALKPFFRVTRRVDELAAALEPLFRRYCEPLGSLNGVPDEGIRRRLFEHLQPHLAVALNETFSVPMRASVDDCKDGISGGKGSVKRQFGGRDGLSSELEFHMSVSAKYLLLSAFLASRNPATLDAALFDATGGTDSRNRKRKSSQASIDRKDTMAEELLMKGPGTFPLERLLAIFQCITSVSEDMLDEVECEDTIMGGSGMNALMSDVLLQLSTLCNSNFLSKSRSCPLEGSGRYRSNIDEDLALKVARSVSFPLSKYMYRR